One Roseibium sp. HPY-6 genomic region harbors:
- a CDS encoding type IV secretion system protein: protein MRQNTPDEVAYSFEEEVFFSLRRQRNIWSVIAILSLILAIACIGFVAMLLPLKEVRPYLVMVDKTTGEAERLAQVEPLSLSEQEAVIQAELVRYVTDRETYDVADNATRIPDVLNRSTGQAAESLRALWNSANEDYPPELYEDRNRLKVTIVSMSLLGDSHAQVRFRKALQESGLDDIERDFVATVRFAFEPKVERNLQAVWANPLGFKVSNYRIDAETLTNRGAR, encoded by the coding sequence ATGCGTCAAAACACACCTGATGAGGTCGCCTACTCGTTTGAGGAAGAAGTGTTCTTCTCACTCCGGCGGCAGCGCAATATCTGGTCGGTCATCGCCATATTGAGCCTCATCCTGGCGATCGCATGCATTGGCTTCGTTGCCATGCTCCTGCCGCTCAAGGAAGTGCGGCCATACCTGGTCATGGTCGACAAGACGACGGGCGAGGCCGAACGCCTCGCCCAGGTCGAACCCCTCTCGCTCTCCGAGCAGGAAGCCGTCATCCAGGCCGAACTCGTTCGCTATGTCACCGACCGCGAGACCTATGACGTTGCCGACAACGCCACCCGCATTCCCGATGTCCTGAACCGTTCAACCGGTCAGGCAGCGGAAAGCCTGCGGGCGCTCTGGAACTCCGCCAACGAAGACTATCCGCCGGAACTTTATGAAGACCGCAACCGGCTGAAGGTGACGATCGTTTCCATGTCGCTCCTTGGCGACAGTCACGCCCAGGTCCGCTTCCGCAAGGCGCTACAAGAAAGCGGCTTGGACGACATTGAACGCGACTTCGTGGCAACCGTCCGCTTTGCCTTCGAACCGAAGGTCGAACGCAATCTACAGGCCGTTTGGGCAAACCCGCTCGGCTTCAAAGTCTCCAATTACCGCATCGACGCGGAAACACTCACCAACAGGGGCGCACGATGA
- a CDS encoding TrbG/VirB9 family P-type conjugative transfer protein: MIKKTLTGTVLCLAALTLPVLAESVPKSLPADSRIKQFVYNEHTVYRLDLHTNFISTVQFGRGENVQSIQVGDSASWQIVRLKRGDVISIKPLNSDAVTNMTVYTDRRVYTFELRAHRGRGSRTGGLNFRTTFSYPTPVVAQFSDASSLSSRNYDYSVAGSADFAPTSVYDDGKQTYFVFDGSGRQPGVFKVGQGGREYTVNSRTAGNTIIVDGVSDEWTVRIGGDAICIASSSRVAGWSGVNKP; the protein is encoded by the coding sequence ATGATCAAAAAAACACTGACCGGAACGGTCCTGTGCCTGGCAGCCTTAACGCTTCCCGTCCTCGCCGAATCCGTTCCTAAATCGCTTCCTGCTGATTCACGGATCAAGCAGTTCGTCTATAATGAGCACACCGTCTACCGGCTGGATCTCCACACCAACTTCATCTCCACCGTCCAGTTCGGCCGCGGTGAGAATGTACAATCCATTCAGGTTGGCGATAGCGCATCCTGGCAGATCGTCAGATTGAAGCGCGGCGATGTGATTTCTATCAAACCGCTCAACTCAGATGCCGTCACCAACATGACTGTCTATACGGACCGGCGCGTCTACACCTTCGAGCTGCGCGCCCATCGTGGCCGTGGGAGCCGGACTGGCGGTCTCAACTTCCGCACCACCTTCAGCTATCCAACGCCCGTTGTTGCGCAATTTTCCGACGCAAGTTCCTTAAGCAGCCGCAACTATGATTACAGCGTTGCCGGCAGTGCCGACTTTGCGCCCACATCCGTCTACGATGATGGCAAACAGACCTATTTTGTCTTTGACGGCTCCGGGCGTCAGCCGGGCGTCTTCAAAGTGGGGCAGGGGGGCCGTGAATATACCGTCAATTCACGCACTGCGGGCAATACCATCATTGTCGATGGGGTCAGCGATGAATGGACCGTCCGCATTGGCGGCGATGCCATCTGTATTGCCTCTAGCTCCAGAGTGGCCGGATGGAGCGGGGTCAACAAACCATGA